CACCTTGTCGCCGAGCTTGACCCTGAGCTCCTTCACCACGCCCGCGTGCGAGGACGGGATCTCCATCGAGGCCTTGTCGCTCTCGACCGTGATCAGCGACTGCTCGGCCTTGACCGTGTCGCCGGGTTTGACCAGCAGCTCGATCACCGCCACTTCGTCGAAATCCCCGATGTCGGGCACCTTCACTTCAATGCTTGCCATGTCGGTCTCCGGCACTCAGGCGTACAGGGGGTTGATCTTGTCGGCCTTGATGCCGTACTTCTGGATCGCCTCGGCCACCTTGGCCGCGGGCAGCTTGCCCTCTTCGCTGAGCGCCTTGAGCGCAGCCACGACGATGTAGTGGCGGTTGATCTCGAAGTGCTCGCGCAGCTTGCTGCGGAAGTCGCTGCGGCCGAAGCCGTCGGTGCCGAGCACCTTGTAGGTGCGGCCCTTGGGCAGGAACGGGCGGATCTGCTCGGCGTAGTTCTTCATGTAGTCGGTCGACGCGATCACCGGGCCGGTGGTCTTGCCGAGCTGCTCGGTCACGAAGGCCGTGCGCGGGGTCTCGGTCGGGTGCAGCAGGTTCCAGCGTTCCGCGTCCTGGCCGTCGCGCGTGAGCTCGTTGAAGCTCGGGCAGCTCCAGATGTTCGCGGCCACGCCCCAGTCTTTCTCGAGCAGTTCCTGGGCGAAGAAGGATTCGCGCAGGATGCTGCCGCTGCCCAGCAGTTGCACCGTGGGCGCGTCGGCCTTGAGCGCGGGCGCCTGCTTGCACAGGTACATGCCCTTGATGATCTGCTCTTCGGTGCCGGGCTGCAGGCCGGGCATGGCGTAGTTCTCGTTGAGCAGCGTCAGGTAGTAGAAGACGTTCTCCTGGCGCTCCACCATGCGCTTGAGACCGTGGTGCATGATCACCGCGACCTCGTGCGCGAAGGTCGGGTCGTAGCTCACGCAGTTGGGAATGGTGCCCGCGAGGATGTGGCTGTGGCCGTCCTCGTGCTGCAGGCCTTCGCCGTTGAGCGTGGTGCGGCCCGAGGTGCCGCCGAGCAGGAAGCCGCGCGCCTGCATGTCACCGGCCGCCCAGGCCAGGTCGCCGATGCGCTGGAAACCGAACATCGAGTAGTACACGTAGAACGGCACCATGATGCGGTTGTTGGTGGAGTACGAGGTGGCCGCGGCGATCCAGCTCGCCATGCCGCCGGCCTCGTTGATGCCTTCCTGCAGGATCTGACCGGCCTTGTCCTCTCGGTAGTACATCACCTGGTCCTTGTCGACCGGGGTGTACTGCTGCCCTTTGGGGTTGTAGATGCCGATCTGGCGGAACAGGCCTTCCATGCCGAAGGTGCGCGCCTCGTCGACCAGGATGGGCACCACGCGCGGGCCCAGGGCCTGGTCGCGCAGCAGCTGCGTGAGGAAGCGCACGTAGGCTTGCGTGGTGCTGATCTCGCGGCCTTCGGCGGTGGGCTCGAGCACGGCCTTGAAGGTTTCCAGCGAGGGCACGGTGAAGCTTTCGCTGCTCTTGGCGCGGCGGTGCGGCAGGTAGCCGCCCAGGGCCTTGCGGCGCTCGTGCAGGTACTTCATCTCCGGCGTGTCGTCGGCCGGCTTGTAGAACGGGATCTTGGGCAGCTCGCTGTCGGGGATGGGCACGTTGAAGCGGTCGCGCATGTAGCGGATGTCTTCGTCCGACAGCTTCTTGGTCTGGTGCGCGGTGTTCTTGCCTTCACCGGCCTTGCCCATGCCGTAGCCCTTGACCGTCTTGACCAGCAGCACCGTGGGCTGGCCTTCGTGGTGGTAGGCGCGGTGGAAGGCTGCGTAGACCTTCTGCGCATCGTGGCCGCCGCGGCGCAGCGCCCAGATGTCGTCGTCGCTCATCTTGGACACCAGCTCCAGCGTGCGCGGGTCGCGGCCGAAGAAGTTCTTGCGCACGAAGGCACCGTCGTTGGCCTTCATGGCCTGGTAGTCGCCGTCGAGCGTGTCCATCATGATCTTGCGCAGCGCGCCGTCCTTGTCGCGCGCCAGCAGCGCGTCCCACTCGCGGCCCCAGAGCAGCTTGATGACGTTCCAGCCCGAGCCGCGGAACTCGCCTTCGAGCTCCTGGATGATCTTGCCGTTGCCGCGCACCGGGCCATCGAGGCGCTGCAGGTTGCAGTTGACGACGAACACCAGGTTGTCGAGCTTCTCGCGCGCGGCCAGGCCGATGGCGCCCAAGCTCTCGGGCTCGTCCATCTCGCCGTCGCCGCAGAAGACCCAGACCTTGCGCTGCGAGGTGTCGGCGATGCCGCGCGCGTGCAGGTACTTGAGGAAGCGCGCCTGGTAGATCGCCATGATGGGGCCCAGGCCCATGGACACCGTGGGGAACTGCCAGAACTCGGGCATCAGCTTGGGGTGCGGGTAGCTGGAGAGGCCCTTGCCGTCGACTTCCTGGCGGAAGTTGAGCAGTTGGTCTTCGCTGAGCCGGCCTTCCATGAAGGCGCGCGCGTACACGCCGGGCGCGCTGTGGCCCTGGATGTAGAGCAGGTCACCGCCGTGCGTGCCACCGTTGTCGGTGTTGTCGGCATGCCAGAAATGGTTGAAGCCGACCGCGAACATGTGCGCGAGCGACTGGAAGGAGCTGATGTGGCCGCCCAGGTCGCCGCCGTCGGCGGGGTTCAGGCGGTTGGCCTTGACCACCATGGCCATGGCGTTCCAGCGCATGTAGGCGCGCAGGCGGCCTTCGAGTTCGAGGTTGCCGGGGTTGTGCGCCTCTTCGGACGGCTCGATGGTGTTGACGTAGCCGGTGGTGGCCGAGAACGGCATGTCCACGCTGTGCTGGCGGGCTTCTTCGAGCAGCTGTTCGAGCAGGAAGTGCGCGCGTTCGGGGCCTTCCTTTTCGATGACGGCGGTCAGCGCCTCCATCCATTCACGGGTTTCCTGGGCGTCCAGATCCCCGGCCGCACGGCCGTTGTTCGCGTCGTTCGCTGACATCGCTGTCTCCTGTGGTGTGAAGGCCGAGCTTACGAAGGCCGCCCGGCGCTGTCGCGGATTCTTTCACAGACCGACGGTGATTTCAATATGCGCCAGTGCGTTTCACATTATGGTTTGGGACAGGCTTTGCTCACGGCGCCGTGACCCGCCTCACGTAGACTCGCGGCCTCCATGCAGACCCGCTCCAGCCCGCCATCGGCCCTTGCCAACGCTCCCTGGTGGAAGCGCTGGTGGCGCCGCCTGCCGCCCTCGCGCCAGGACCGTTTCGCCACCCTCGGCCCCCTGCTCGCGGTGCTGCTGTTCCTGTCGGCCATCGTGGTGGCCATTGCCTACCTGCGCTACGAAGAGATCGAGCGCGAGCGCGAGGCCGTGACGCGCGACGTGGAATACGCGCAGCAGCGCCTGCGGCTGCGCCTGCTCGAACGCCAGGAGCAGCTGATGCGCCTGGCGCGCGAGATCGACAACCGCGCGATCGACACCGAAGAATTCACGTTCCAGGCCGAAACCCTGGTGAGCCAGTTTCCCGAGCTGCTGGCCATCACCTGGGTCGACGCGCGCCGCCGCGTGCAGGCCGCCTACGCCTCGCCGAGCGCGCCGATCGCGCTCATGCGCAGCGTGGGCAACTCGCTCACGCCCTCGGAAACCGACGGCAGCTTCGACCTCGCGCGCGACCTGCGCCAACCGATCTACTCGCGCCCGCTGCTGCCGCCCGACAGCCGCACCACCACGCTGATGCTGCAGGTGCCGCTGACCGAGCAGGGCCGCTTCGCGGGCACGGTCATGGGCGAGTACTCGGTGGACGGGCTGATGCGCTTCGGCATGCCCCCGGAAATCATGGCGCGCTACGCCGTGGCCCTGCTCGACGACCGCGGCAACGTGCTCGCGGGCAGCCTGCAGACGGCCGAGCCCGTGCTGTCCTTCCTGCCTTGGACCAATCCCTCGCTCGAACACGAGGTGCCGGTCTCGCCCGTGGGCAACGGGCTGATCCTCAAGGCGCAGGGCTACCGCACCTCTCAGGACATCGTGGGCTCGGGCTTCTTCTGGGTCATCGGCGCGCTGTCGGCGCTCACGGTGTGGATGCTGATCGGCACCTGGCGCCACACGCGCCGGCGCGTGCAGGCGCAGCAGGCGCTGGTGGCCGAGACCAATTTCCGCCGGGCCATGGAGAACTCCATGCTCACCGGCATGCGCGCGCTCGACATGCAGGGCCGCATCACCTACGTCAACCCCGCGTTCTGTTCGATGACGGGCTGGACCGAGGCCGAGCTCGTGGGCCGCACCGCGCCCTTCCCCTACTGGCCCGAAGAAGACCACGAGCACCTGCACGCGCGGCTCGAAGACGAGCTCAACGGCCGCTCCACCCCGGGCGGCTTCGAGGTGCGCGTGCGCCGGCGCAACGGCACCATCTTCGACGCGCGCATGTACGTCTCGCCGCTGATCGACCCCAAGGGCCACCAGACCGGCTGGATGACGTCGATGACCGACATCACCGAGCCCAAGCGCATCCGCGAAGAGCTCTCGGCCTCCTACGAACGCTTCACCACCGTGCTCGAGTCGCTCGACTCGGCGGTGTCGGTGGCGCCGCTGGGCAGCGACGAACTGCTGTTCGCCAACAAGATGTACAGGCTGTGGTTCGGCACCCGCGGCCAGGGCCACCGGCACCTGGTCGACCTGGCGGGCAACCAGCCCCAGCCCAACCCCGATGACGGCGATGCGGTGGACGCCTTCGCCGGCATGCCCACCGGCGCGCTGCCCGATGCGGGCGTGGAAAACGCCGAGGTCTTCGTGCCCGAGCTCGACCGCTGGCTCGAGGTGCGCACGCGCTACCTGACCTGGGTCGACGGCCGCCTGGCGCAGATGGTGATCGCCAGCGACATCACGCCGCGCCGCAACGCCGAGGAACAGGCCGCGCGCCAGGCCGAACGCGCGCAGACCGCGAGCCGCCTCATCACCATGGGCGAGATGGCATCGAGCGTGGCGCACGAACTCAACCAGCCGCTCACCGCCATCAGCAACTATTGCAACGGCATGATCTCGCGCCTGCAGGAGCAGCGCATCACGCACGAGGAGCTGCTGGGCGCGCTCGAGAAGACCGCGCGCCAGGCGCAGCGCGCGGGCCAGATCATCCAGCGCATCCGCGCCTTCGTGAAGCGCAGCGAGCCCAACCCCACGCTGTCCGAAGTGCCGCAGATGGTCAACAACGCCATCGAGCTCGCCGACATCGAACTGCGCCGCCAGCAGGTGCGGCTCACGCCCTACGTGGCCGCGCGCCTGCCGCCGCTCATGGTCGACCCGATCCTGATCGAGCAGGTGCTGATCAACCTGCTCAAGAACGCGGGCGAGTCGATCGCGCA
This is a stretch of genomic DNA from Hydrogenophaga crocea. It encodes these proteins:
- a CDS encoding PAS domain-containing sensor histidine kinase, whose protein sequence is MQTRSSPPSALANAPWWKRWWRRLPPSRQDRFATLGPLLAVLLFLSAIVVAIAYLRYEEIEREREAVTRDVEYAQQRLRLRLLERQEQLMRLAREIDNRAIDTEEFTFQAETLVSQFPELLAITWVDARRRVQAAYASPSAPIALMRSVGNSLTPSETDGSFDLARDLRQPIYSRPLLPPDSRTTTLMLQVPLTEQGRFAGTVMGEYSVDGLMRFGMPPEIMARYAVALLDDRGNVLAGSLQTAEPVLSFLPWTNPSLEHEVPVSPVGNGLILKAQGYRTSQDIVGSGFFWVIGALSALTVWMLIGTWRHTRRRVQAQQALVAETNFRRAMENSMLTGMRALDMQGRITYVNPAFCSMTGWTEAELVGRTAPFPYWPEEDHEHLHARLEDELNGRSTPGGFEVRVRRRNGTIFDARMYVSPLIDPKGHQTGWMTSMTDITEPKRIREELSASYERFTTVLESLDSAVSVAPLGSDELLFANKMYRLWFGTRGQGHRHLVDLAGNQPQPNPDDGDAVDAFAGMPTGALPDAGVENAEVFVPELDRWLEVRTRYLTWVDGRLAQMVIASDITPRRNAEEQAARQAERAQTASRLITMGEMASSVAHELNQPLTAISNYCNGMISRLQEQRITHEELLGALEKTARQAQRAGQIIQRIRAFVKRSEPNPTLSEVPQMVNNAIELADIELRRQQVRLTPYVAARLPPLMVDPILIEQVLINLLKNAGESIAQSGRPLGERHVELRVAPRRLDEQDVVEFEVRDSGNGVPEELIERIYEAFYSTKSEGMGIGLKLCRSIVESHHGRMRVENLYNGADVVGCCFSFWIPVTPRLQPQGPADLAANEPLTDKERAR
- the aceE gene encoding pyruvate dehydrogenase (acetyl-transferring), homodimeric type → MSANDANNGRAAGDLDAQETREWMEALTAVIEKEGPERAHFLLEQLLEEARQHSVDMPFSATTGYVNTIEPSEEAHNPGNLELEGRLRAYMRWNAMAMVVKANRLNPADGGDLGGHISSFQSLAHMFAVGFNHFWHADNTDNGGTHGGDLLYIQGHSAPGVYARAFMEGRLSEDQLLNFRQEVDGKGLSSYPHPKLMPEFWQFPTVSMGLGPIMAIYQARFLKYLHARGIADTSQRKVWVFCGDGEMDEPESLGAIGLAAREKLDNLVFVVNCNLQRLDGPVRGNGKIIQELEGEFRGSGWNVIKLLWGREWDALLARDKDGALRKIMMDTLDGDYQAMKANDGAFVRKNFFGRDPRTLELVSKMSDDDIWALRRGGHDAQKVYAAFHRAYHHEGQPTVLLVKTVKGYGMGKAGEGKNTAHQTKKLSDEDIRYMRDRFNVPIPDSELPKIPFYKPADDTPEMKYLHERRKALGGYLPHRRAKSSESFTVPSLETFKAVLEPTAEGREISTTQAYVRFLTQLLRDQALGPRVVPILVDEARTFGMEGLFRQIGIYNPKGQQYTPVDKDQVMYYREDKAGQILQEGINEAGGMASWIAAATSYSTNNRIMVPFYVYYSMFGFQRIGDLAWAAGDMQARGFLLGGTSGRTTLNGEGLQHEDGHSHILAGTIPNCVSYDPTFAHEVAVIMHHGLKRMVERQENVFYYLTLLNENYAMPGLQPGTEEQIIKGMYLCKQAPALKADAPTVQLLGSGSILRESFFAQELLEKDWGVAANIWSCPSFNELTRDGQDAERWNLLHPTETPRTAFVTEQLGKTTGPVIASTDYMKNYAEQIRPFLPKGRTYKVLGTDGFGRSDFRSKLREHFEINRHYIVVAALKALSEEGKLPAAKVAEAIQKYGIKADKINPLYA